The window aaaattaaaattaaaaataataaaaaaaaaaaaaaacaaataacaaatggCAGCAAAAAAAGTTACAGGCAAAAACTATGTGTATATGCATAGAAGTACACAGtacaaaaaaacagatttaCCTAAACCAGTCTAACTGACAATGGTCTCATCAAAAATGTTGAGAAGAAAACACACAATCAATGATCAtcattcattaaaaataatagacgaagctattgttgttgttgtttttgttgtaatatCTGACAACTAATGTTTCAGAGATATGCTAATGCTGTTATCTAAACCCATCTTCACTGGTCCTCCCATTATGCTTCCTTTCTGCATCATTGCCACAAACTCGTTGTAGTCTATTCTCCCGTCCTGCAAAAACGAcgattcaatgtttttttaagaTGTCTTATCAATGTGACTCTACTGTTAGGAATGATATAATGCATTTATTTGTTGTGGCTCATCATTGTGTGAGAATAGGAGGTTTTACCTTGTCTTGATCAACATCACGCATCATTTCTTCTATGCGAGCATCTTCAACACCAAACTCCTCGCATGCTTGTTGAAGCTCGTCCGGGGTGATAAAGCCGCTCTCGTCCTTGTCAAAGTAGGAGAATGCAGCGAACAAATggtcctctctctctattttgttTAGATGCAATGTGGCCGCTATGAACTCTTTGTAGTCTATTGTTCCGCTATTGTCCACATCAGCCTGAAATATAGACGAAACAGAACATACACGGTTAGTGCAAAAAGTGGAACTAAAGATCAGGAACTTCTACCACTAGACCGGTTAATCATAAAAGAGAATTTAAAGTAAAGGAAAAGAGCTAAAGTTCGGATTAGTGTTCTTGGATTGAGACTTACAGCTTGCATTAGATCAAGAATTTCTGACTCTTTGAGATTGGCACCAACTCGTTTTAGTCCTGCTTTCAGTTCTTCGAAAGTTATCTGACCACTATTGTCAGCGTCAATCATCTTAAACATTTCTTTCAAACCAGCTATTTCTTCTTCAGATAAGCTCTCGGCTATGACCTGCAACAAGTTTAAGAAAGAGGCAAAACTTATTATATCTtctgtgtttttctttctttgggatCTTGTTTAGAATTAGAAATACAAACTTACTCTTAGAGCCATTTTCTTGAACTTGTTCATTGCAGAAAATTGCTTCATACGGCTAAGAACAGCAGAGTCCAAAGGTTTATCTGGAGCCACACCGTCAATTTGTACCCATGGATGACCTGTTCAGAAACAAAACTCCTTGAGATGAAGCAGAACGGTGAAGttcaaatacaaaaatgtaTTTGGAAAATCACCTAGCATGTGTTTGTGAGACAATAGACCAGGAAATGAAGTTCACAGTTGAGAATGGTTTAAAACTTACATAATACTTGATGCGCGGTTAGTCTTCGCTTGGGGTCGCGAACAAGCATTTTCCTGACCAAGTCTTTTGCGCTTTCAGAGATGCTTGGCCATGGATCAGATGAAAAGTCAAGATCACCATGAAGGACCTGCTCGAAAATACCTTGTTCGGTTTCTGTATAGTTCATGGAAACAACATTTGCTTCAGAGCCTAAAAAGAGCAATCATATGCATTTATCTACAATGGGATCTCTCTTACCTGCCCAAAAAGGAGGAACTCCGCTTaacaaaatgtaaacaatcacaCCAGCACTCCACACATCTGATTCAGGACCATAACGCTTTCTAAGAACCTCTGGAGCTACGTAATACGGACTACCAACAACATCTGTAAAAACCTCATCTGCAAAAGTGGAAATAATTTACAATTCAAGAATCAAACGTAGCTGTTGTAAACTGAAAGATCAAAGACAAAAAGCAACCATATAAATGCAAACCTGGCTTAAAGAACATTGAAAGTCCAAAGTCAATCGTTTTCAAGAGAGAGTCTTCCTCTTTACTAACAAATAGAAAATTCTCAGGCTTGAGGTCTCGATGCATGACACCAAGAGAGTGACAAGCCTCTAAAACCCCAACAATGGTTCTCGCAAGCTCAGCAGCTTTCCTCTCTGTGTAATGTCCACGCTGAATAATCCTATCAAAAAGCTCGCCACCAGAACACAACTCCATCACAAGATGTACCGCCACAACATCCTCATAAGCTCCTTTAATGGAAATAACATTTGGATGACCAGCCAAGTGATGCATTATCTGAATCTCTCTTCTCACATCTTCAACGTCCTCATCAGTTAAAAGCTTCCTCTTGGAAATCGACTTGCAAGCATACTCGTTCCCGGTACCTTTCTCAAGGCATAAAAACGTTGTCCCAAATTGCCCTTGTCCAAGTTTCCTTCCTAATGAATAGAACTCTTTAAAGTTTTCAGTTTTCCTCTGCAACACTGACTCAGTTCTAACCCCTGCACTGGACACTCTCCTCATATGTTTAGGATTCTTAGGTTCAGGTTTCGTCTCCGGCTTGGATTCAGACTTTGTTTCTGGTACTGTCGCCTCCGGCTTGGACTCAGACTTTGTTTCTGGTATTGTCGCCTCCGGCTTGGATTCAGACTTTGTTTCTGGTACTGTCGCCTCCGTCTTGGATTCAGACTTTGTTTCTTGTATTGTCGTCTCCGGCTTGGATTCAGACTTTGTTTCTGGTTTTGTTGTCCTCGGCTGCACAAGAACTTCCTGCTTGGTTTCTTCAGGAAGAGCTTTCTGTTTGCTTTCATCAGGAAGAACCTTCTGCTTGGTCTCTTCAGGTTTGATCTCTGGACCAGGTTTCGATATGGTTTCAGGATTGGTCCTTGGGTTTGGCATCGTGATAGGCTCAGGGGGCTTATTCTGGACTTGATCAGGTGCTGGTTCTGAAGCTGCTTGTTTGGCAAATTCTGCTTTaccatgagaagaagaagaagcttgctCAGCTCCAAGCCGTGGTCGCCACATTGCAGCCGAGACAGTTTGCAAGAAACCATTGCCAGAAATGTTTGGTCCAACGCAAACATTACCCATCAAAATATCTCTCTACCTTATATTATCCAAACACTAACACTACAGAATCGCATTCAAGCTCTCCACATCAAGATCTGATCAAAAGAACACAACTTTGATCTGATCTGATCTCATATTCCTAATGATCATAGACACTATAACTGAAAGTCAAATCTCTTATAATCTAAGACTCGCGATCATGCAGTGATTTTAAAACTTCGAATACAGATtgaacaagcaaaaaaaaaaacctactcAAGgtcttcctcaacaagaatcaATAGGCCAGAAGATACTACACAAGACAAAAATCGGGTTTTCAAAAGGGtgatagaaaaatcaaaaattcaaagggACCCAGAACAGAGAAGCGATGCAATGAAACGAATCCAGACAAGGGAAATtatctgaaaacaaagagatcGATCTGGGATGGACAAGAAATCGAGAATGTTTTGGTTTGGTCGGAAAATAAGCGGGGGAAATCGAGGGATGGCTTATTAGCACTACATTTGCATAAAACCTTAGGGAGGTGTAATCTTGTTTGATAAGTCAATTGTggagaaagatgaagatgattaaTCGTGTTTGAAAAACGCGTCTGGGTTTAATCATCAGCGAATTTTGCGTTCCCCTTGTCTTAAttaatgtgtattttttttttctaattctcaAATCGTTCCACCATCAGCAGGCCATAGAATAATCAGACCCAATTTTACTTTGTCAATCTCTCAAGTAGTGTAATAAGTAATTTAGAACATTGGTAATGACATAACCTGAACATAACGGATTATTATTAACTGAACTTTAGTTTGTTAGTTACAAAAAAGTCTGTAAGAACTGTTCAGAAACAAAACCCAATAAAGTAGTTTCTCATGCAAACACCAATGATGCCAAAAAACCTACGGGTCAAAGATTGTAGTGACAAATTTGATTTTCCAATCATCATCAGCTTTAGCTTCCATCTTCTTTGACCCATATATAACCATGGTCTCTCAAAGAAGTAAGACAGGTTATGGATGATCTGCGATAACTAACCCGATATCGCTTTGTAGCCTTCTTTTTCCAGTAGTTTGGCCAATGTGTTGTCTCCGGTTTTTATAATTCTTCCGTTCTCCTGAAACCCCAGCAAGATACATCAACcaccaatacaaaaaaaatacaaaagtgaCTCCGATTTTGGTCATAAAAACTGAGCCAATATGATCTTTGTGGACCCAGTAAAGAAGGCTGGTTTGGCTACAATACTTACCATGATGTGTATTTGAGTTGGTTTGATGTAGTCAAGTAGGCGTTGATAGTGGGTTATCATCAGAACAGAGTTTTTTGGTGTCAAAAGTCCATTCACCGCCTTTGCCACATCCTGAAGTGCATCAACATCCAACCCTGAATCAATCTCGTCCAGTATAGCCAACTCGGCTCCAAGGACCTGCAAGGACAGGAAGAACGTTACCAACTGTTGCATTAGTGTACTtcaaagaggaaaacaaacaaataaactatgTTCATGTTTatcaataaaccaaaaattccCACTCCTCGGGAGCCAGAACACAAGATGACACAAGAAAGTGCCTCAGGTTTCGAGCCTTAGAGTAACTACCATGACATTCTTAGGCCAAAGCACAAACAGTATATAAGCTCCAGATAAGGTAAAGTCTCCATTGCTTGCAGTTGCAGATattttaagaaaaggaaatgtaAGGAGATATGAAGAGATATAACCGTCTCCTTTCAGCTAAAACTGCAGTCAAATAGTTTTTATAGAATACTAACTGCTACCGTAATTTCCACGTTGGTTTATGAAGATACATGTACCTGCTTAAGCAATTCTACCCAAATATCTTGAAATTTCTAATTATTAGCCTTGCCGTTTTAACATGATACATGAGTACGGAAGAAGGATGTGGTCACAACTGAGAAACAAGGGAAAAATGAAAGCAATACCGCCAACTGTAGAATCTCGTTGCGTTTCCTTTCACCGCCACTAAATCCTTCATTGACATTTCTGTTGAGAAAATCGGTCTTCATGTTCACAACTTCAAGTTTTGACACTAAGTGGCTGTAGAACTGCATGAACCATGTGAAATCAGTAAGAACTAAGACAGAAGATAGGCAAATAGACAGTTTCTGCAAGGGGGACCAATCGGAACAGTGGCAAACAACAAGAAGTAAAAAAGAATGCAAACTAAATCTAAATCCTCTAATTAGGCAAAGCACCTGGATTGGATCAAGCTCTGGCTGACCGAGCTTTCTTTTACGAGCATTGAACGCCATATTCAAGAAATCCATATTGCTAACACCAGGGATCTCAACTGGAGACTGGAAACTCATAAAGAGACCAGCAAGAGATCTTTCCTCTGGTTCCATATCAAGCAGATTCTGCCCTTTAAACACAATACTCCCACCCGTCACTTCATAATCAGGATGGCCAACAAGAACCTACAACAAATAAGGCTCCATGAGAAAAACAAACACGACTATACACCACAAAGAACTATCCTGAGATACAAGATAACAGATAGAGAATCATATTCAAACACAAGTAAAAAATTTCACCTTGGAAAAGGTGCTCTTCCCTGAACCGTTCTNNTGAACCGTTCTTCCCCATCACTGCGTGAACCTATGAGTTGGTTAGCAAAACCACGAAAGAAACCATAGATTACAATCAGCAGAATCAGATATTTCTAACATAGGACAATTCAAAAACGTCGAATTTTCACAATTTTAATGTATTCTTGACTCATTATGTCAAACTCAAACAATTCTCATATGATGAGACAACACTGATGAGAATGAGATACCATGGGAAAGCTTAAGCTTACTGGTGATTAAAATTTAAGTCAACCTAGAAAAACCGATACGCACCTCTCCTTCATAGACAACCAAATTGACACCTTTGAGTATCTCCTGCCTCGATTCAGCAATCACAGCTCTCAAATCCCTAACCTCAAGCAACGGGATCCTACCTCCGTCATCGCGATCTTCCACCAACGAATCCGAATCAACGGCTGAGGATACCGAAGACGCAGCAGTAATAGTTACTGGACGGCGAGTGGTTCTCAGGGTTGGAGCAGCGGCGGCGGAATTAGCTCGGAGATTACAGAAGAGAACACGAGAGGGCGAAGTTCCAAACCGAACTCGCTgagtaggaggaggaggtgatGAAACAGTTGGAACGAATTGAGCAATTGAGTAAGCGTGACGGAGCTGTAGATTAACGCCGGCCatggagagagagatattgcggcggaagaagaagaagacgaagacggtGGAGGTTAAGTTATCCGGTGAGTGATGTGGTTAGGTCCAGGGAATCTTAATTTCACGTGTTGAATGCCACGTtgtatatctctatatatacagTAGGCGCTATTAgctaaaaaggaaataaataaataaaaacgacGTCACTTTGTGTTGATACGGCATCTTCTTAAACCTTAAAAAGCTTCTTTCCTTGAAGTACAAGAAACCATATTACATATGATATGAGAGAGACCTTGGGATGAAGAAACAGACAAAGTCAATACCCTAAAGCAATCCTAAACCCAAACCCTCTTATGGCTTCTAACTGTATCTTTATATACAACATTCAAAAACATGTTTCTATGTTTCATATTCAGTTCGGTTTATTacttaaaagtttcaatttttttttcctgacaTAGTAAACTGTTGTTACATGGCTGCGATATTCAAGAGACCAAGGCCTGCCGGTGGTCATCACCCGCCACCGCTGGCTCCGACTGTGAGCAGTTTCAAACCGAGAGCTCAATGGACTAACTCTGGATCTTCCATTTTCCTCTACGTCAATCTTCCTggtctttttttctcttctttcttgtgttttgtgtcTTTGAgttcaatattttaattaatgatagTCTTTATGAAGTTCTTGTTTATTGTCTGGAATGGGCAGGGTTTTATAGTGATCAAATAGTAATAAAGAGGGATGAGAGGACGAGGACTGTACAGATTCAAGGCCAGAGACCGCTCTCTGCTCAGACTAAGGCTCGTTTCAATGAATCTTACCGTGTCCCCGAGACCTGTGACATGACTAAATGGAGCACGTCCTTCTCACATGGACTCTTGACGATCGAGTTTCCAGCGATCGTGGAAGGTGACAAAAAGGTGAAAGCAGTCCACGATCAGGGCAAAATTGGACAGAGGTCTAATGAGGCGAAAAGTAGTCCTAATGGGAGTACCTTGGGGCGAAAGAAACCTTTGAACGAGGAGAAACAAGCGGGGACAAGTCAAGAGAAAGCTACTCCAACGTTGAATGAAGAAAAACCCAAAACGTATAAGTCAGTGGTTGAGAGTAATAGAGAGGTGCCAACGGGCAGTCGAGAGAAGTCTGAACCGAAAGTTCAAGCAGGAGAAGCGATCCCTAACGTAAGGGGCAAGGAGGGTGCGAAAGAAGATAAAGTGGTTCAGAGAAAGGAGGCTGCTCAAATGGGTCAGCAGAAGATTGGACAGAaattgaaggaagaagaggCTAAACGTTCACCAGCCCTTGGTACTAGCAGCTTAAAACCCAAGGTACGTGCGATAGAAGAGGAAGTAAATGAGGGAAAGAAAGATGCTGATTTAAGTCAGAATAAGACTGGACAAATggtgaaggagaaagagattaTACGTAAATCACCAGCCGTTGATGCTAGCTTGGGACCTAAGGTACAAACTAAACTTGTTGAGAAGAAGGGACATGGTGAAATAGGTCAGAAGCTGAAAGAGGGAGGAAAGGTTAACGTCGGACAAAAGGAACAAAGGAAATACACAAAACCAGTTGTTGGTGATGAGGcaagaagaacagagaaaaaaacgAATCAACCAGAGCCTgagctaaaaacaaaagagggaGATGAACGAACAGAACTGGATGTTGATGATGGCTTGATAAACAAGCAGGATGAGAAAAATGAGAATGTTTGGGATATAGTAGGTGAAGGAGAGATCCAAGAGATAGTGGGGCAAAAAAAGATAGAGGAAACCGGTTCAGCCAAAGATACAGGAGATCATAAGGATAATGCTGAAGCTGTGGAACAAGAAACCGGTCCATTACTAGCCAAAGAAGGACAGACGAAGACCAACATGGATCCTTCTCCTACGGTAGGAGGAAGAGGAATGGGTGAAGAAGAGAGCCGGGCATATGACATATCTTTGGTGAATGTTGGCGCAGCTGCTCTTGTGATTATgggatttggtgcttatgtctTTGTACCACTTGTAAAATATTTCTCTTGATTTGgctaacaagaaaacaaaagtgataGAGAACTGTTGGTTTCTGTTGGTTTAGCATAACCAGAGTTATTTGTTTCAACTTTTctgaaaaaaatgatattaaaccAAAGAGAATGTGATACTGATTGATGTTAATAACTAACTTCGataatgattttcttttcttcttgtttagtaacataggaaaacaaaaagacgAAGAGAGGACTAAAGCACATAGACGCTATGTACTGAGCTGATCATGGTCACAAAAACTGGTTGAATTGGGATTGTAAAATTTACAGGCTAACGGCTTCTACGATTCCATTACTTGGAATTTCCTCtgtatcttcttcatcagcaGCAGAGATCAGAGAAGCAGATTGGATCTTTCCGGCATGATCTAGCCGCATAAGAATCACTCCCCTGagaaattaataatcaaatgagaaaaaataaacataaacagtAGGAATGTCTGTCAAATTAAGGGAATAAACATATACCGCGCTCTACGAGACTGGATGGAGATATCCCTGACTTTGATCCGGTTCACAGTTCCGCTTTGACTCACCAGAACTACTTGCTCATCGCTCTCTCCATCCTCTGCAAAAAACAACCATTGGTGAGGTTCTATATAATCAGCAAATACAGTACCTATAAATCCTTATATCTGGGAGAGTGTATATTTACCAGCTAAGGAGTAACCAACCACGAAAACAGCAGCCAAACAATCATCTTCCGCAAACTGAgatgaaaggaaaaaagataaattagCAAACAAACCTAATAAAAGATGATAATAATCCAGATCATACCTTGCATCCAACTAAACCAACCCTGTTCAACCGCGAACGCTTGAAGCTACTCAGAGAAACACGCTTTCCGTAGCCATTCTCACAGACGAATAATAGCCATGGACCAGTGGTTTGTTTCCTGCATTTGTTTTGGGTTAACAAAGTAAAGAAGACAGTTAAACATTAACTAAAAGTGATGAGAAGTTTCTAGAGCAAATTTCAGCAGATATAACTTAAGAAAAACGTACACAGTTGAAATATCTTTCGACTTCTCTTCCATATCTTTCCGCAGAGATGCAGGTATGATGTCCATGCTCGCCATCTTATCCTCTTTCCTAAGTCTCATGGCAGTCACTCCTTTTGTATTTCTGCTCAGTGTACGAACCTAGTACACAACAGTCATTAGAGTTTGCTCATGTAACAAACCTTTACTTGGAAAAAGAATCGAGAACCACAACTTACACCATCACATGTACTCAAGACGACCATTCCATTTTGGGACGCCATGGCCACAAGATCATCGCTTGAGCAACAACGAACCCATTTCAATTCATCACCAGAATTCTAAAGACAAATAATTATCTTAGAATNNNNNNNNNNNNNNNNNNNNNNNNNNNNNNNNNNNNNNNNNNNNNNNNNNNNNNNNNNNNNNNNNNNNNNNNNNNNNNNNNNNNNNNNNNNNNNNNNNNNNNNNNNNNNNNNNNNNNNNNNNNNNNNNNNNNNNNNNNNNNNNNNNNNNNNNNNNNNNNNNNNNNNNNNNNNNNNNNNNNNNNNNNNNNNNNNNNNNNNNNNNNNNNNNNNNNNNNNNNNNNNNNNNNNNNNNNNNNNNNNNNNNNNNNNNNNNNNNNNNNNNNNNNNNNNNNNNNNNNNNNNNNNNNNNNNNNNNNNNNNNNNNNNNNNNNNNNNNNNNNNNNNNNNNNNNNNNNNNNNNNNNNNNNNNNNNNNNNNNNNNNNNNNNNNNNNNNNNNNNNNNNNNNNNNNNNNNNNNNNNNNNNNNNNNNNNNNNNNNNNNNNNNNNNNNNNNNNNNNNNNNNNNNNNNNNNNNNNNNNNNNNNNNNNNNNNNNNNNNNNNNNNNNNNNNNNNNNNNNNNNNNNNNNNNNNNNNNNNNNNNNNNNNNNNNNNNNNNNNNNNNNNNNNNNNNNNNNNNNNNNNNNNNNNNNNNNNNNNNNNNNNNNNNNNNNNNNNNNNNNNNNNNNNNNNNNNNNNNNNNNNNNNNNNNNNNNNNNNNNNNNNNNNNNNNNNNNNNNNNNNNNNNNNNNNNNNNNNNNNNNNNNNNNNNNNNNNNNNNNNNNNNNNNNNNNNNNNNNNNNNNNNNNNNNNNNNNNNNNNNNNNNNNNNNNNNNNNNNNNNNNNNNNNNNNNNNNNNNNNNNNNNNNNNNNNNNNNNNNNNNNNNNNNNNNNNNNNNNNNNNNNNNNNNNNNNNNNNNNNNNNNNNNNNNNNNNNNNNNNNNNNNNNNNNNNNNNNNNNNNNNNNNNNNNNNNNNNNNNNNNNNNNNNNNNNNNNNNNNNNNNNNNNNNNNNNNNNNNNNNNNNNNNNNNNNNNNNNNNNNNNNNNNNNNNNNNNNNNNNNNNNNNNNNNNNNNNNNNNNNNNNNNNNNNNNNNNNNNNNNNNNNNNNNNNNNNNNNNNNNNNNNNNNNNNNNNNNNNNNNNNNNNNNNNNNNNNNNNNNNNNNNNNNNNNNNNNNNNNNNNNNNNNNNNNNNNNNNNNNNNNNNNNNNNNNNNNNNNNNNNNNNNNNNNNNNNNNNNNNNNNNNNNNNNNNNNNNNNNNNNNNNNNNNNNNNNNNNNNNNNNNNNNNNNNNNNNNNNNNNNNNNNNNNNNNNNNNNNNNNNNNNNNNNNNNNNNNNNNNNNNNNNNNNNNNNNNNNNNNNNNNNNNNNNNNNNNNN is drawn from Camelina sativa cultivar DH55 chromosome 1, Cs, whole genome shotgun sequence and contains these coding sequences:
- the LOC104771165 gene encoding calcium-dependent protein kinase 2 isoform X1, which codes for MGNVCVGPNISGNGFLQTVSAAMWRPRLGAEQASSSSHGKAEFAKQAASEPAPDQVQNKPPEPITMPNPRTNPETISKPGPEIKPEETKQKVLPDESKQKALPEETKQEVLVQPRTTKPETKSESKPETTIQETKSESKTEATVPETKSESKPEATIPETKSESKPEATVPETKSESKPETKPEPKNPKHMRRVSSAGVRTESVLQRKTENFKEFYSLGRKLGQGQFGTTFLCLEKGTGNEYACKSISKRKLLTDEDVEDVRREIQIMHHLAGHPNVISIKGAYEDVVAVHLVMELCSGGELFDRIIQRGHYTERKAAELARTIVGVLEACHSLGVMHRDLKPENFLFVSKEEDSLLKTIDFGLSMFFKPDEVFTDVVGSPYYVAPEVLRKRYGPESDVWSAGVIVYILLSGVPPFWAETEQGIFEQVLHGDLDFSSDPWPSISESAKDLVRKMLVRDPKRRLTAHQVLCHPWVQIDGVAPDKPLDSAVLSRMKQFSAMNKFKKMALRVIAESLSEEEIAGLKEMFKMIDADNSGQITFEELKAGLKRVGANLKESEILDLMQAADVDNSGTIDYKEFIAATLHLNKIEREDHLFAAFSYFDKDESGFITPDELQQACEEFGVEDARIEEMMRDVDQDKDGRIDYNEFVAMMQKGSIMGGPVKMGLDNSISISLKH
- the LOC104771165 gene encoding calcium-dependent protein kinase 2 isoform X2; protein product: MGNVCVGPNISGNGFLQTVSAAMWRPRLGAEQASSSSHGKAEFAKQAASEPAPDQVQNKPPEPITMPNPRTNPETISKPGPEIKPEETKQKVLPDESKQKALPEETKQEVLVQPRTTKPETKSESKPETTIQETKSESKTEATVPETKSESKPEATIPETKSESKPETKPEPKNPKHMRRVSSAGVRTESVLQRKTENFKEFYSLGRKLGQGQFGTTFLCLEKGTGNEYACKSISKRKLLTDEDVEDVRREIQIMHHLAGHPNVISIKGAYEDVVAVHLVMELCSGGELFDRIIQRGHYTERKAAELARTIVGVLEACHSLGVMHRDLKPENFLFVSKEEDSLLKTIDFGLSMFFKPDEVFTDVVGSPYYVAPEVLRKRYGPESDVWSAGVIVYILLSGVPPFWAETEQGIFEQVLHGDLDFSSDPWPSISESAKDLVRKMLVRDPKRRLTAHQVLCHPWVQIDGVAPDKPLDSAVLSRMKQFSAMNKFKKMALRVIAESLSEEEIAGLKEMFKMIDADNSGQITFEELKAGLKRVGANLKESEILDLMQAADVDNSGTIDYKEFIAATLHLNKIEREDHLFAAFSYFDKDESGFITPDELQQACEEFGVEDARIEEMMRDVDQDKDGRIDYNEFVAMMQKGSIMGGPVKMGLDNSISISLKH
- the LOC104770980 gene encoding protein RESTRICTED TEV MOVEMENT 2-like, which gives rise to MAAIFKRPRPAGGHHPPPLAPTVSSFKPRAQWTNSGSSIFLYVNLPGFYSDQIVIKRDERTRTVQIQGQRPLSAQTKARFNESYRVPETCDMTKWSTSFSHGLLTIEFPAIVEGDKKVKAVHDQGKIGQRSNEAKSSPNGSTLGRKKPLNEEKQAGTSQEKATPTLNEEKPKTYKSVVESNREVPTGSREKSEPKVQAGEAIPNVRGKEGAKEDKVVQRKEAAQMGQQKIGQKLKEEEAKRSPALGTSSLKPKVRAIEEEVNEGKKDADLSQNKTGQMVKEKEIIRKSPAVDASLGPKVQTKLVEKKGHGEIGQKLKEGGKVNVGQKEQRKYTKPVVGDEARRTEKKTNQPEPELKTKEGDERTELDVDDGLINKQDEKNENVWDIVGEGEIQEIVGQKKIEETGSAKDTGDHKDNAEAVEQETGPLLAKEGQTKTNMDPSPTVGGRGMGEEESRAYDISLVNVGAAALVIMGFGAYVFVPLVKYFS
- the LOC104770887 gene encoding DNA gyrase subunit A, chloroplastic/mitochondrial-like: MASQNGMVVLSTCDGVRTLSRNTKGVTAMRLRKEDKMASMDIIPASLRKDMEEKSKDISTVKQTTGPWLLFVCENGYGKRVSLSSFKRSRLNRVGLVGCKFAEDDCLAAVFVVGYSLAEDGESDEQVVLVSQSGTVNRIKVRDISIQSRRARGVILMRLDHAGKIQSASLISAADEEDTEEIPSNGIVEAVSL